The following nucleotide sequence is from Myxococcota bacterium.
CCGGCGCGTCCGGAGTCAGCGGGTCCACCGCGATCGTCCCGCCCACGGTCGCGCCGGCGCGAAGCGGGTCGAAGGGCACGCTCTTGCCCGACGCCGCCGCGGCGCGAGCCAGCGCCTCGAGAGTCACTCCGGCCTCGACCTCGCCCACGCCCTCGTCCGGGTCGAGCTGCGCCGGCGCGCACAGCCGCCCCAGCTCGAGCCGCACGCAGCTCGCCGCGTCGAGCGGGTTTCCGAGCCCGAGCCCCGTGCCGCCGCCCACGGGCAAGAGCGCGATGGCCGACTCACTCGCCGCGCGCAGACACGCGGCCACCTCGTCCGCGCTCCCCGGGCGCACGACCGCCGCGACGCGCGCGCCGCAGACGGTCTCCTGCTCGGCGCGCGAGACGTGACCCGCGCCGACGATCGCCTCGAAGGGGTCGCCCATGCGCTAGAAGCTTACCTGCCCATAACCCCGGTGTCGGGGATTGCTCTCGGTGCAGGCGCGCGGCGCGGGGATCTGCTTGCCCGGGTTGCAGCGGTCCTCGGGGTCGAACACGTCGTGGACCCAGCGCATGGGCTCGAGGTCGGCCTCGGAGAACACCAGACACATGTGCTGGAGTTTCTCGAGCCCGATGCCGTGCTCGCCCGAGAGCATGCCGCCCGCCGCCACGCAGATGCGCAGGATCTCGGCGCCGACCTCCTTGATCGTGCGCAGCTGCTCCGGGTCGCGCCGGTCGAAGGTGATGTTCGGGTGCAGGTTGCCGTCGCCCGCGTGCAGGATGTTCGCGATCTGGATGCCACGCGCCTCGGCGGCGCGGTTGATGGCCTCGACCACCTCCGGGAGCTTGGTGCGCGGCACCACCGCGTCGTGCACGTACAGGTCGGGCGCGAGCCGCCCCATGGCGCCGAACGCGCCCTTGCGGCCGCGCCACAGCGCCAGCCGCTCGGCCTCGTCGCGCGCCACCCGCACCTCGAGCGCGCCCCGGCCCCGGCACAGCGACTCGATCTCCGCGCGCTCGGCCTCGACCGGCGCCCGCGCGCCGTCGAGCTCGACCAGGAGCACCGCGCGCGCGTCCCGGGGGTAGCCCGCCGCGAACACCGAGGCCTCGACCGCGGCGATCGTGCGGTCGTCGATCAGCTCGAGCGCCGCGGGCACGATGCCGCGCGCGATCACCGCCGAGACCGACTCACACGCGGCCGAGAGACTCTCGAAGCTCGCCAGGAGCGTGCGCACGCACTCGGGCTGCGGCATCAGCCGCACGGTGACTGCGCTCGCGATGCCGAGCGTCCCCTCCGAGCCCACGAACACGCCGCGCAGGTCGAAGCCGTGCGCGTGGCCGTCGCGCCGGCCGAGCTGTGCGATCTCGCCGTCGGGCAGCACCACCTCGAGCGCCAGCACGTGCGGGCTCGTGGTGCCGTACTTCAAGGTGTGCGGCCCGCCGCTGTTCTCGGCCACGTTGCCGCCGATCGTGCAGGCGGACTGACTCGACGGGTCCGGCGCGTAGAACAGGCCCAGCGGCCGCACCGCCGCCGACAGGTGCTCGTTCACGATCCCGGGCTGCACGGTGGCGGTGCGGTTGGTGGCGTCGATCTCGAGGATGCGGTTCATGCGCGAGCACTCGATCACCACGCCCCCGGTCACCGGCGTGGCCCCGCCCGAGAGACCGGTGCCCGCCCCGCGCGGCACGTAGGCCACGCCCGCCTGGTTGCACGCTCGCACCACCGCCGCGAGTGACTCGCTGGTGGTCGGAAAGACCACGCACAGCGGCGCGCCGCGCTCCAGGGTGAGTCCGTCGGACTCGTAGGAGAACAGCTCAGCGCGCCGGTCGAGGACCTCGGCGACGTCGCGGATGGCGCGCAGGCGGTGGGCGAGCGACGCGCTGCGCTCAGCCAAGGCCGAGGCGTTCGACCTCTTCCTCGTCCATGCCGAGGTAGTGGCCGATCTCGTGCTTCACCGTGATCTGGATCTGCTCCACGAGCTCCGCGCGGTTCATCGCGATCTTCTCGAGGTTGCGCTTGAACAAGAGGATCTTGTCGGTGTCGGTGCGCTGCAGCGTGCCCAGCGTCGGGCTCGCGCCCGGCTCGGTCGCCGCCACGCCCGAGAACAGCCCGAGCACCTGCGGCGAGACGAACTCCTGGCGCACGAGCTCCTCGCTCGGCAGGTCCTCGACGATCACCGGGCAGTTCTCGGTGTACTTGCGGATGGGCTCAGGCAGGCTGCGCAGCGCCTGGTCGGCGGCGGCCTCGAACTCCGCATCGTCGATGCGGGTCGGCAGCGGGTACAGCTCGGGCGCCAGCCGCGCCGCCTTGGCGAAGGAGCGCTCGGCGTTCTCGAGCTGACCCGTGTGCTCCATGACCAGCGCCATGTGATAGGTGCTGTGTGCGCACTCGGGCTCGAGCGCGAGCCCGCGCTCGAGCGAGCGCCGGGCCTCGTCGTAGTTGCCCAGCTCGAACAGCACCTGGCCCTCGAAGCCGCGGTAGATGCCGACCTCGCCCTGGATCTTGATCGCGCGGCGCAGCAGGAACAGCGCCCCCTCGAGGTCGTCGAGATAGAACAGCGCCTTGGCCTTGAGATAGTAGACCTCGGCCTCGATCGGCTTCTCGAGCGAGCCCTGCAAAAGCTCGTCGGACAGGTCGAGCGCTTCCTCGTGCTCCTGGAACTCCTCGATCAGGATCTCGACGCGGTTCAGGTGCGCGGGCTGATACTCGCCGTCGGCCTCGATCGCGCGCTCGAACTCCTCGAGCGCCTCCTCGGCGCGCGCGTTGTCCCAGAGTATCTCGCCGCGGCTGTTGTGGGCCTCGGCGCCGGTCGGGTTCGCGCGCAGAGCTTCCTCCAGCCAAGCGAGCGCTTCGTCCGTCTGGCCGTTGGAGGACGCTTCCATCGCCTGGTCCAGGCAATCCCAGTAGCGATCTCGATCGAGCATGTGTGCCCCCAGGACCGGGGCGCGATTCTAGCAAACCGCACCCGGCGAATGCTGCGCGGGTCCCCGTCGAGAGAACCCGCTAACTCATCGGAAAATAAGCGAAAATTCTACGATTGCGGCGCGCGCGGCAGAGTCCGGCAAGTGCGGTTCAGGAGCGCGCGGCGCCCGGCACGAAGATGCGCTGGCAGCTCACGCAGATGTGCACTTCACCTGCCGTCACGCGGTTCTGCATCTCGGGCGGGACCGACCGATGGCAGCCCGAGCAGGTCGCCTGCTCGATGCGCGCGATGCCGTAGCCGCGCGCCTTCACCGCCCGAGTATACAGCGCCTGCACCTGGCCGCCGAACGCGACCAGGAGCTTGCTGCGCTCCTCGACCGTGGCCGCGTGGCGCTCTTCGACCTCGGCCAGGCGCGCGCGCAGCTCGTCGGTCTCCTTGGCGACCTCCTGCGACACCTGGCGCGCGCTCGCGTCGGCGCGGCGCGCGTCGTCGCCGAGTGTCTCGGCGCGCTCCATCGCGACCAGTATCTCGTCCTCGATCTCGGCGATGCGCTTCTGGTGCGCGTCGATCTCGTGCAGCAGCGCCGTGTACTCCTTGTTGGTCTTCACGACGGCCGACTGGGCATGGAGCTTGTCGCGCTTGGCGGACACGTCCTGGGCCTCGGCCTCGCGCGTGCGGCGCAGCTTCTCGACCCCGTCGAGCTCGCCGCGCAGGCGGGCGGCTTCGTCCTTGGCGGCGCTGCTGCGCGCCTCGGC
It contains:
- a CDS encoding FAD-linked oxidase C-terminal domain-containing protein; translated protein: MAERSASLAHRLRAIRDVAEVLDRRAELFSYESDGLTLERGAPLCVVFPTTSESLAAVVRACNQAGVAYVPRGAGTGLSGGATPVTGGVVIECSRMNRILEIDATNRTATVQPGIVNEHLSAAVRPLGLFYAPDPSSQSACTIGGNVAENSGGPHTLKYGTTSPHVLALEVVLPDGEIAQLGRRDGHAHGFDLRGVFVGSEGTLGIASAVTVRLMPQPECVRTLLASFESLSAACESVSAVIARGIVPAALELIDDRTIAAVEASVFAAGYPRDARAVLLVELDGARAPVEAERAEIESLCRGRGALEVRVARDEAERLALWRGRKGAFGAMGRLAPDLYVHDAVVPRTKLPEVVEAINRAAEARGIQIANILHAGDGNLHPNITFDRRDPEQLRTIKEVGAEILRICVAAGGMLSGEHGIGLEKLQHMCLVFSEADLEPMRWVHDVFDPEDRCNPGKQIPAPRACTESNPRHRGYGQVSF
- a CDS encoding tetratricopeptide repeat protein, whose protein sequence is MEASSNGQTDEALAWLEEALRANPTGAEAHNSRGEILWDNARAEEALEEFERAIEADGEYQPAHLNRVEILIEEFQEHEEALDLSDELLQGSLEKPIEAEVYYLKAKALFYLDDLEGALFLLRRAIKIQGEVGIYRGFEGQVLFELGNYDEARRSLERGLALEPECAHSTYHMALVMEHTGQLENAERSFAKAARLAPELYPLPTRIDDAEFEAAADQALRSLPEPIRKYTENCPVIVEDLPSEELVRQEFVSPQVLGLFSGVAATEPGASPTLGTLQRTDTDKILLFKRNLEKIAMNRAELVEQIQITVKHEIGHYLGMDEEEVERLGLG